The Microlunatus antarcticus genome window below encodes:
- a CDS encoding sulfite oxidase, giving the protein MTSWGKRDEMIVHERDPFNAEAPPGVLVEEFVTPVSTFYSRNHGPIPELDPDAWSLRVDGAVSRPLTLTLAQLQAFDHVTVTATLQCAGNRRADLIKVQDIPGEDPWGRGATSTAEWTGARLGDVLDAAGLDPAPGAGHVAFDAPDVSQLADPPQPYGGSVPLAKARGPEVLLAWAMNGAPLTQAHGAPVRVVVPGYIGARSVKWVQRLTVQPEPSDNYFQATAYRIVPPDVDPTQAGPGDGISLGPVVVNAAILAPFDGSRLPAGRTDISGYAYVGGDRTVARVDLSTDGGSTWVQADLGRRTDRWAWTLWSTSVDLAGGPHTLLVRAWDDAGAQQPESPASLWNPKGYANTSWDRVEIVVDAA; this is encoded by the coding sequence ATGACCAGCTGGGGCAAGCGCGACGAGATGATCGTGCACGAACGGGACCCGTTCAACGCCGAAGCACCACCGGGGGTGCTGGTCGAGGAGTTCGTGACGCCGGTGAGCACCTTCTACAGCCGCAACCACGGCCCGATCCCCGAGCTCGACCCCGACGCCTGGTCGCTGCGGGTCGACGGTGCGGTGTCGCGGCCGCTGACGCTGACCCTGGCCCAGCTGCAGGCCTTCGACCATGTGACCGTGACCGCGACCCTGCAGTGCGCCGGCAACCGGCGGGCAGACCTGATCAAGGTCCAAGACATCCCGGGTGAGGACCCCTGGGGCCGGGGGGCGACATCGACCGCCGAGTGGACCGGAGCGCGGCTCGGCGACGTCCTCGACGCGGCCGGGCTCGACCCGGCTCCGGGAGCCGGACACGTGGCGTTCGACGCCCCCGACGTGTCCCAGCTCGCGGACCCGCCGCAGCCGTACGGCGGGTCGGTCCCGCTGGCCAAGGCGCGAGGCCCGGAGGTGCTCCTCGCCTGGGCGATGAACGGTGCACCGCTCACGCAGGCCCACGGCGCCCCGGTCCGGGTCGTCGTCCCCGGCTACATCGGCGCTCGCAGCGTGAAGTGGGTTCAACGACTCACGGTCCAGCCCGAGCCGTCCGACAACTACTTCCAAGCCACGGCCTACCGCATCGTTCCGCCCGACGTCGACCCGACGCAGGCCGGTCCCGGCGACGGCATCTCCCTCGGCCCGGTCGTCGTGAACGCCGCCATCCTCGCCCCCTTCGACGGCAGCCGGCTGCCCGCAGGCCGCACCGACATCTCGGGCTACGCCTACGTGGGCGGAGACCGGACCGTCGCCCGGGTCGACCTGTCGACCGACGGCGGCAGCACGTGGGTGCAGGCCGACCTCGGCCGCCGCACCGACCGCTGGGCCTGGACGCTGTGGAGCACCAGCGTCGACCTGGCCGGCGGCCCGCACACCCTCCTCGTCCGGGCCTGGGACGACGCCGGCGCCCAGCAGCCCGAGTCACCCGCGTCGCTGTGGAACCCGAAGGGATATGCCAACACGTCGTGGGACCGCGTCGAGATCGTCGTCGACGCGGCCTGA
- a CDS encoding DUF305 domain-containing protein produces MTSRTQLALAGALVALVLAGCSTGATAPGGASAAPTGSASAPASPAAGPGTPAVGQHGAADIQFATMMIPHHTQAVAMSDTLLSKQGVDAKVTALATRIKAEQAPEIIQMSGWLAGWGQDPSPSSMGGMGGMGAGDGLMSQADMDALGQASGDDAARLYLTGMIKHHQGAVTMAQTELAQGQNPDAKKLAQSIVMTQKAEITEMNGLLGG; encoded by the coding sequence ATGACGTCTCGCACGCAGCTCGCCCTCGCCGGCGCCCTGGTCGCCCTGGTCCTCGCGGGCTGCTCGACGGGGGCCACCGCGCCGGGCGGCGCCAGCGCGGCACCCACCGGGTCGGCGAGCGCGCCCGCCTCGCCTGCCGCCGGTCCGGGTACGCCCGCCGTCGGCCAGCACGGTGCCGCGGACATCCAGTTCGCGACGATGATGATCCCGCACCACACGCAGGCTGTCGCGATGAGCGACACGCTGCTGAGCAAGCAGGGCGTGGACGCGAAGGTCACCGCGCTGGCCACCCGGATCAAGGCCGAGCAGGCACCGGAGATCATCCAGATGAGTGGCTGGCTGGCCGGCTGGGGGCAGGACCCCAGCCCGTCCTCGATGGGGGGCATGGGCGGGATGGGCGCCGGTGACGGCCTGATGAGCCAGGCCGACATGGACGCCCTCGGTCAGGCCAGCGGCGACGACGCCGCCAGGCTCTACCTGACGGGCATGATCAAGCACCATCAGGGTGCGGTCACCATGGCTCAGACCGAGCTCGCCCAGGGCCAGAACCCGGACGCGAAGAAGCTCGCGCAGAGCATCGTCATGACCCAGAAGGCCGAGATCACCGAGATGAACGGGCTCCTCGGCGGCTGA
- a CDS encoding permease → MSLLGAAWHQLLRALERTGSMTWEITWALVLGFTLSAAVQAVVRRESITRLLGGNGPRSLAVATGLGAASSSCSYAAVALARSLFRKGASFAAAIAFQIASTNLVVELGIILILLMGWEFAAAEFVGGPIMIIVVALLLKFFLRPRLLEAARRQADRGLAGSMEGHAAMDMSVQGDGSLVRRLTSARGITSVSHIFVMEWAAVLRDIVIGLLIAGAVAAWVPDSFWRAFFLVDHPFLAKVWGPIVGPVVAVLSFVCSIGNVPLAAVLWNGGISFGGVVSFIFADLLILPVLIIYRKYYGLRTAALLAGVLYVASVVAGYVVEIVFGSTGLVPGQRIARVETTHLSWNYTTYLNIAFLLLAAALVVRFVRTGGPAMLRGMGGGPDDMTDHDHSSHDHGAHDHSAHSTPTAEEGSS, encoded by the coding sequence GTGAGCCTGCTCGGCGCCGCCTGGCACCAGCTTCTCCGCGCGCTCGAGCGGACCGGCTCGATGACCTGGGAGATCACCTGGGCGCTCGTCCTCGGCTTCACGCTGTCGGCGGCGGTGCAGGCCGTCGTCCGGCGGGAGTCGATCACCCGCCTGCTCGGCGGGAATGGTCCCCGGTCCCTGGCCGTCGCCACCGGGCTGGGTGCGGCGTCCTCGTCCTGCTCGTACGCGGCCGTGGCACTGGCACGTTCGCTGTTCCGCAAGGGCGCGAGCTTCGCGGCGGCGATCGCCTTCCAGATCGCGTCGACCAACCTGGTCGTCGAGCTCGGCATCATCTTGATCCTGCTGATGGGCTGGGAGTTCGCCGCCGCCGAGTTCGTCGGCGGACCGATCATGATCATCGTGGTCGCGCTGCTGCTCAAGTTCTTCCTTCGACCGCGCCTGCTCGAGGCCGCGCGCCGGCAGGCCGACCGCGGGCTGGCTGGTTCGATGGAGGGTCACGCGGCGATGGACATGAGCGTCCAGGGCGACGGGTCGCTGGTCCGCCGACTGACGTCCGCCCGGGGCATCACGTCGGTCAGCCACATCTTCGTGATGGAGTGGGCGGCCGTCCTGCGCGACATCGTCATCGGTCTGCTGATCGCCGGCGCCGTCGCGGCCTGGGTGCCCGACAGCTTCTGGCGGGCGTTCTTCCTCGTCGACCACCCGTTCCTCGCGAAGGTGTGGGGTCCGATCGTCGGCCCGGTCGTCGCCGTGCTGAGCTTCGTCTGCTCGATCGGCAACGTCCCGCTCGCGGCGGTGCTGTGGAACGGCGGCATCAGCTTCGGCGGCGTCGTCAGCTTCATCTTCGCCGACCTGCTGATCCTGCCCGTGCTGATCATCTACCGGAAGTACTACGGCCTCAGGACGGCTGCCCTGCTCGCGGGCGTCCTCTACGTGGCCAGCGTCGTGGCCGGCTATGTCGTCGAGATCGTCTTCGGGTCCACCGGACTCGTCCCCGGCCAACGGATTGCGCGGGTCGAGACGACGCACCTGTCCTGGAACTACACGACCTACCTCAACATCGCCTTCCTGCTCCTCGCCGCCGCCCTGGTCGTCCGGTTCGTCCGGACGGGTGGGCCCGCCATGCTGCGGGGGATGGGCGGCGGCCCCGACGACATGACCGACCACGACCACAGCTCCCACGACCACGGCGCCCACGACCACAGCGCGCACTCGACTCCGACCGCAGAAGAAGGCTCCTCATGA
- a CDS encoding ArsR/SmtB family transcription factor: MAQPRGAEPGVTGLAEPHDHPVDPERVAHARARGLSADDAGRLAALLSLLADPVRSRILYALDEVEELCVGDLALALESTEDSVGYGLKILRTAGLVATRKQGRVVFYRLAPGFPEPLRHHCFRELVSMTRAAEEDDR; the protein is encoded by the coding sequence ATGGCGCAGCCCCGAGGTGCAGAGCCCGGCGTGACCGGCTTGGCCGAGCCCCACGACCATCCGGTCGACCCGGAACGGGTCGCCCACGCACGGGCACGCGGGTTGTCCGCCGACGACGCCGGGCGGCTGGCTGCGCTGCTGTCCCTGCTGGCCGACCCCGTCCGGTCCCGGATCCTGTACGCCCTCGACGAGGTGGAGGAGCTCTGCGTCGGCGACCTCGCCCTCGCCCTGGAGTCGACGGAGGACTCCGTAGGCTATGGCCTCAAGATCCTGCGGACCGCCGGTCTGGTCGCGACCCGCAAGCAGGGCCGGGTCGTGTTCTACCGGCTCGCTCCGGGCTTTCCCGAGCCGCTGCGCCACCACTGCTTCCGCGAGCTGGTCTCGATGACCCGAGCGGCCGAGGAGGACGACCGGTGA
- a CDS encoding YfbU family protein, whose product MPTITVRLDDETRDALQQRAGEDGVTISDFVRDLIHERVVSVRSDDDRPDGYAPDSLTPKDRHVLSLLHRILARVLPEDANDVDGDPDYQLERAQVLEAGYTEEYGVEFAGISPELSKRDSQRVVDILQMFRIAHYSLLHLEKSGTPVSEGLASALRYRGFDHNRALEHKMSAYVKHLVDDDRWAEQVDVVHGPSGGNSHSPTLDVYMRMLAEYRRIVAGRGPAIGRNDYLLSEDQLQAIAAERIHPENRTAGR is encoded by the coding sequence ATGCCTACCATCACCGTTCGGCTCGACGACGAGACTCGCGACGCGCTGCAGCAGCGAGCGGGCGAGGACGGCGTCACGATCAGCGACTTCGTCCGAGACCTGATCCACGAGCGGGTCGTCAGCGTGCGGTCCGACGACGACCGTCCCGACGGGTACGCCCCGGACTCTCTCACCCCCAAGGACCGCCACGTCCTCTCTCTGCTGCACCGCATCCTCGCCAGGGTGCTTCCCGAGGATGCGAACGACGTCGACGGCGACCCTGACTACCAGCTCGAGCGCGCTCAGGTGCTCGAGGCGGGGTACACCGAGGAGTACGGGGTCGAGTTCGCCGGCATCTCGCCCGAGCTCAGCAAGCGCGACTCCCAGCGGGTCGTCGACATTCTCCAGATGTTCCGGATCGCGCACTACAGCTTGCTGCACCTCGAGAAGAGCGGGACGCCGGTCAGCGAGGGGTTGGCCAGCGCGCTGCGCTACCGGGGGTTCGACCACAACCGTGCCCTCGAGCACAAGATGTCCGCCTACGTGAAGCACCTCGTCGACGACGATCGCTGGGCCGAGCAGGTTGACGTCGTTCACGGGCCTAGCGGAGGGAACTCGCACTCCCCGACGCTCGACGTCTACATGCGGATGCTTGCCGAGTACCGGCGCATCGTGGCGGGCCGGGGCCCCGCAATCGGCCGGAACGACTACCTGCTGAGCGAGGACCAACTGCAGGCGATCGCCGCTGAACGGATCCATCCCGAGAACAGGACGGCCGGCCGATGA
- a CDS encoding alpha/beta hydrolase, translating to MTRRPLNPLYWLLAQIGSRVQSNPQVANELTAAVAVMAPTTLSVPTRHGHVRVLVLRPTQQGANPGTRSPIIMQLHGGGFVNRHPEQDLHLARYLAASLHAVVVLPDYDTAPKVRYPVAEEEAFDVARWLRRSGQEHGWDGDRLLLSGVSAGAKLAINVCQQLHDASEAAPLAVALTVPFTDPTRTDRTSSNPKAVISPFVQRWVAWAYFPDIERRREKLAAPRYDPTLADAMPPTLVQTGELDTLAAEGAELAKTLAAAGVETKHRVYPRADHDFYSREPVDNVRNLLIEITKFFRARL from the coding sequence GTGACGCGCCGACCGCTCAACCCGCTGTACTGGCTGCTGGCCCAAATCGGGTCCCGGGTCCAGTCCAACCCCCAGGTCGCAAACGAGCTCACCGCCGCCGTAGCCGTCATGGCACCGACCACGCTGTCCGTGCCGACCAGGCACGGCCACGTACGCGTCCTCGTGCTCCGACCCACCCAGCAGGGCGCCAACCCCGGCACCAGATCGCCGATCATCATGCAGCTGCACGGTGGCGGCTTCGTCAACCGGCACCCCGAGCAAGACCTCCACCTCGCGCGATACCTCGCCGCCAGCCTGCACGCCGTCGTCGTGCTGCCCGACTACGACACCGCCCCGAAGGTGCGCTACCCCGTCGCGGAGGAGGAGGCGTTCGACGTCGCCCGCTGGCTCCGAAGGTCAGGACAGGAGCACGGCTGGGACGGCGACCGGCTGCTGCTCTCCGGAGTGAGCGCCGGAGCGAAGCTCGCCATCAACGTCTGCCAGCAGCTGCACGACGCCAGCGAGGCAGCTCCCCTCGCCGTCGCGCTCACGGTGCCCTTCACGGACCCCACCCGAACCGATCGCACCTCGTCCAACCCGAAAGCCGTCATCAGCCCCTTCGTCCAGCGGTGGGTGGCCTGGGCCTACTTCCCCGACATCGAACGGCGACGCGAAAAGCTAGCCGCGCCGCGCTACGACCCGACACTCGCGGACGCCATGCCACCCACGCTCGTCCAAACCGGCGAGCTCGACACACTCGCCGCCGAAGGAGCAGAGCTTGCCAAAACCCTCGCAGCAGCCGGCGTCGAGACGAAGCACCGCGTCTACCCGCGGGCCGACCACGACTTCTACTCACGCGAACCCGTCGACAACGTTCGCAACCTACTGATCGAGATCACCAAGTTCTTCCGAGCCCGACTTTGA
- a CDS encoding VOC family protein → MRLNHVNLCASDVNALTRTLEAHFSYSTVQSGTVPNYPGVPNPGTEYAMLIGDDGSDIVITQIDPPSDGESAYPPQFHFGLIQDTAQAVHSLHAELTTAGYEPGTISVFEVLGATWTAFYCPLGDGLEIEINHRTDSDLLDHAGAQQPEGQPS, encoded by the coding sequence ATGCGGCTCAACCACGTCAACCTCTGCGCCAGCGACGTCAACGCGCTGACGCGCACGCTCGAAGCGCACTTCAGCTACAGCACCGTCCAGAGCGGCACCGTGCCCAACTACCCCGGCGTGCCGAACCCCGGCACCGAGTACGCGATGCTCATCGGCGACGACGGCTCCGACATCGTCATCACCCAGATCGACCCGCCTTCAGACGGGGAGTCGGCATACCCGCCGCAGTTCCACTTCGGGCTCATCCAGGACACCGCCCAAGCCGTGCACTCACTCCACGCCGAGCTGACCACAGCAGGGTACGAGCCCGGCACGATCAGCGTCTTCGAGGTGCTCGGGGCTACGTGGACGGCGTTCTACTGCCCGCTGGGCGACGGACTCGAGATCGAGATCAACCACCGCACCGACTCGGATCTGCTCGACCACGCGGGCGCACAACAGCCCGAGGGCCAGCCCTCGTGA
- a CDS encoding DHA2 family efflux MFS transporter permease subunit, with protein MNRTHIPAADRSSPSSTSEAGPGKPQRLGWVLLVLAVSQLMIVLDGTVVNVALPTAQLDLGFDTDQRQWVVTAYALAFGSLLLLGGRLADVWGRRTVFIAGLLGFAVSSAVGGAAVSFGMLVAGRAAQGAFGALLAPAALSLLSSMFTSPQERARAFGVFGAVAGGGAAIGLVLGGVLTEYTSWRWTLYINLFFAAAAAIGAVATIPADRVLGAKPKLDAAGAVLVSLGLVGLVYGLSTAAISGWDDPVTIVTLGVGAVLLVVFLVVEARVADPLLPPRVLADRNRGAAYLTAGLVSLALFSVFLFLTYYLQLLRGYTPLQTGLAFLPLPISIAITSVVIAPRTLPRLGAKALLVGGPLVAAAGLLLLNTISLTSSYWLTIVPALLVLGLGLGHVFSAAPNIATSSLDPRDLGVGSAMVNTSQQVGGAVGTAFLSAIAASTVTVYLRDHGTGAAAQAAAQLASYYAAYLTSVAILTVLAATTVFLLKSERRPSARTNQ; from the coding sequence ATGAACAGGACCCACATCCCGGCAGCCGACCGGTCGTCGCCGAGCTCGACGTCGGAGGCCGGGCCCGGCAAGCCGCAGCGCCTCGGCTGGGTTCTGCTGGTGCTCGCCGTGTCGCAGCTGATGATCGTGCTCGACGGCACGGTCGTGAACGTCGCGCTGCCGACGGCACAGCTCGACCTCGGCTTCGACACCGACCAGCGGCAGTGGGTCGTGACCGCTTACGCGCTCGCGTTCGGAAGCCTGCTGCTGCTCGGCGGCCGACTGGCCGACGTATGGGGGCGCCGGACCGTCTTCATCGCCGGCCTGCTCGGGTTCGCCGTGTCCTCCGCGGTCGGGGGCGCCGCCGTGAGCTTCGGGATGCTCGTCGCCGGCCGCGCCGCGCAGGGCGCATTCGGGGCGCTCCTCGCCCCCGCCGCGCTGTCGCTGCTGTCGTCGATGTTCACCAGCCCTCAGGAACGGGCGCGCGCCTTCGGCGTCTTCGGAGCCGTGGCTGGCGGTGGCGCCGCGATCGGACTGGTCCTCGGCGGCGTCCTCACTGAGTACACGTCGTGGCGCTGGACCCTCTACATCAACCTGTTCTTCGCGGCCGCGGCCGCCATCGGCGCCGTGGCGACCATCCCTGCGGATCGGGTCCTGGGTGCCAAGCCGAAGCTCGACGCCGCGGGTGCCGTCCTGGTGTCTCTCGGCCTCGTCGGCCTGGTCTACGGGTTGTCGACCGCGGCCATCAGCGGGTGGGACGACCCCGTCACTATCGTCACCCTCGGCGTCGGCGCCGTCCTGCTCGTCGTGTTCCTGGTCGTGGAGGCCCGGGTCGCCGACCCGTTGCTCCCGCCCCGTGTGCTGGCCGACCGGAACCGCGGAGCCGCGTACCTCACCGCCGGCCTGGTGTCGCTCGCCCTCTTCAGCGTGTTCCTCTTCCTCACCTACTACCTGCAGCTCCTCCGCGGCTATACCCCGCTCCAGACCGGGCTGGCCTTCCTCCCGCTCCCGATCAGCATCGCGATCACCTCGGTCGTCATCGCCCCTCGGACCCTCCCGCGTCTCGGCGCGAAGGCCCTCCTGGTGGGAGGCCCCCTCGTCGCCGCCGCAGGGCTGCTGCTGCTGAACACGATCAGCCTCACCAGCAGCTACTGGCTGACCATCGTCCCCGCCCTGCTCGTCCTGGGTCTCGGCCTCGGGCACGTCTTCTCGGCCGCGCCGAACATCGCCACCTCGAGCCTCGACCCCCGCGACCTCGGCGTCGGCTCCGCGATGGTGAACACCTCCCAGCAGGTCGGCGGCGCCGTCGGAACCGCATTCCTGTCCGCGATCGCCGCCAGCACTGTGACCGTCTACCTCCGCGATCACGGCACCGGCGCTGCCGCGCAGGCCGCCGCTCAGCTGGCCAGCTACTACGCCGCCTATCTCACCTCGGTGGCCATCCTGACCGTCCTCGCCGCCACGACCGTGTTCCTCCTGAAGTCCGAGCGCCGACCGTCGGCGCGCACCAACCAATGA
- a CDS encoding MarR family winged helix-turn-helix transcriptional regulator translates to MDEGQEQEEQRAQLVQDLRAFATTQTEMGRMFARTRHMHTTDAAAVVEILTAEDRALPLTPARLAERIGLSTGATSTLLNRLEAAGHVQRTREHSDRRVVTLHSTPAIHQAADDFFAPLADQLHTALSHYSMDELRLAGDIVNRLQATMSAYLIDGATF, encoded by the coding sequence ATGGACGAAGGGCAAGAGCAGGAGGAGCAGCGCGCGCAGCTCGTGCAGGACCTTCGCGCCTTCGCCACGACCCAGACCGAGATGGGGCGGATGTTTGCCCGGACCAGGCACATGCACACCACAGACGCCGCCGCCGTCGTCGAGATCCTCACCGCCGAAGATCGTGCACTTCCGCTGACACCCGCACGTCTGGCCGAGCGGATCGGTCTGAGCACCGGAGCCACGTCGACCCTGCTGAACCGTCTCGAGGCGGCCGGGCATGTCCAGCGAACACGTGAGCACAGTGACCGCCGCGTCGTCACGCTGCACTCCACGCCAGCCATCCACCAAGCAGCCGACGACTTCTTCGCCCCTCTTGCCGACCAGCTCCACACGGCACTAAGCCACTACTCGATGGATGAGCTCCGTCTCGCCGGCGACATCGTCAACCGGCTCCAGGCAACGATGTCTGCCTACCTGATCGACGGCGCCACCTTTTAA
- a CDS encoding ankyrin repeat domain-containing protein has translation MSSPRAPRTASEQQNLDESLIAAATDNDVLRARTLIRRGADVNAQDDSQQSAYLIAASEGHLELLNLTLEHGADVDAKDSFNGTGLIRAADRGHADVAGRLVRAGVELDHVNNLGWAALHEAVILGDGSARYVDTVRVLLAAGADVRLRSQRDQFTPLAHARSKGFGAIARELDAALDADDPSKREANRRLLAAAATGDATRAALAVRAGAKLETRDNRGRTPLLVAVTANELAVARLLVHLGADPDALDDRHDTPWLVTGVTGSVAMADVLLPAHPDLRIRNRFGGVALIPASERGHLDYVQRVVKTDIDVNHVNDLGWTALLEAVILGDGTRRYQQIVSALLAAGADRQLPDRDGVTALQHAQRRGHEAVADLLQG, from the coding sequence GTGTCGTCACCGCGCGCCCCGCGCACCGCCTCAGAACAGCAGAACCTCGACGAGTCGCTGATCGCAGCCGCGACGGACAACGACGTACTACGCGCGCGCACCCTGATCCGTCGTGGCGCCGACGTCAACGCCCAAGACGACAGCCAGCAGAGCGCCTATCTCATCGCCGCCAGCGAAGGTCACCTCGAACTGCTCAACCTCACCCTGGAGCACGGCGCCGACGTCGACGCCAAGGACTCCTTCAACGGCACCGGGCTGATCCGCGCTGCCGACCGCGGTCACGCCGACGTCGCCGGGCGACTGGTACGGGCCGGAGTCGAGCTCGACCACGTCAACAACCTCGGCTGGGCGGCTCTCCACGAAGCCGTGATCCTCGGCGACGGATCAGCCCGCTACGTCGACACCGTAAGGGTGCTCCTCGCCGCCGGAGCCGATGTCCGGCTCCGCTCACAACGCGACCAGTTCACCCCCCTGGCCCATGCCCGGTCCAAAGGCTTCGGCGCCATCGCCAGGGAGCTGGATGCCGCACTCGACGCCGACGACCCCTCCAAGCGGGAGGCCAACCGGCGCCTGCTCGCCGCCGCAGCAACCGGCGACGCCACCCGCGCCGCCCTTGCAGTACGTGCGGGCGCGAAGCTGGAGACCCGGGACAACCGGGGCCGTACCCCGTTGCTCGTCGCCGTCACCGCGAACGAGCTGGCGGTCGCGCGGCTGCTAGTGCACCTCGGCGCGGATCCTGACGCGCTCGACGACCGGCACGACACGCCCTGGCTTGTTACCGGGGTCACCGGCAGCGTCGCGATGGCTGACGTGCTGCTGCCCGCCCACCCCGACCTGCGCATTCGCAACCGCTTCGGCGGCGTCGCCCTCATCCCGGCCAGCGAACGCGGCCACCTCGACTACGTGCAGCGCGTCGTGAAGACCGACATCGACGTGAACCACGTCAATGACCTCGGTTGGACGGCGCTGCTCGAAGCAGTCATCCTCGGTGACGGAACCCGGCGGTACCAGCAGATCGTCTCGGCCCTCCTCGCCGCCGGAGCGGACCGGCAGCTGCCCGACCGCGACGGTGTCACCGCTCTGCAGCACGCCCAACGACGCGGACACGAGGCCGTCGCGGACCTGCTCCAGGGATGA
- a CDS encoding SMP-30/gluconolactonase/LRE family protein, whose translation MKCAALVAAALSAGCLLIVPTTAAEAHQRPTTYVLQGDPSDPQGSKFEGIGVDRRERTFYVSETTGGEIHRGDVRTGRTEVWLREGADGRSTARGVTVDRQGRVYVAGGPNSTQSGGPDLWVYAPDGRLLAALRVDVSNPFLNDVTIGPDGAAYFTNSNAPQIFRVAFQDGRWQVRTWADATDVIPTQSGFNLGGIVVSPDRRALVVAQGNTGQLWRFSLRSGRTRPIDIADANLLNADGLVLRGHTLRVVRNFDRKLSTLRLDDSGRAARLVAERDTDPTRVFTTAKIARGQLLLVDSKFDEPVAAPPYEVVALRLHR comes from the coding sequence ATGAAGTGTGCTGCCCTTGTCGCCGCGGCCCTGTCCGCCGGCTGCCTGCTGATCGTTCCCACCACGGCCGCCGAAGCCCACCAGCGCCCCACCACCTACGTCCTCCAGGGTGATCCGAGCGACCCTCAGGGCTCGAAGTTCGAAGGCATCGGCGTCGACCGACGCGAGCGGACGTTCTACGTCAGCGAGACCACCGGCGGGGAGATCCACCGCGGCGACGTCCGCACCGGCCGGACCGAGGTGTGGCTGCGGGAGGGAGCAGACGGCCGCTCGACGGCCCGTGGCGTCACCGTCGACCGTCAAGGACGCGTGTACGTCGCCGGCGGGCCGAACTCCACCCAGTCCGGCGGGCCGGACCTGTGGGTCTACGCGCCCGACGGCCGTCTGCTCGCCGCGCTGCGGGTCGACGTCTCGAACCCGTTCCTCAACGACGTCACCATCGGCCCGGACGGTGCCGCCTACTTCACCAACTCCAACGCTCCCCAGATCTTCCGTGTCGCCTTCCAGGACGGGCGGTGGCAGGTCCGCACCTGGGCCGACGCCACCGACGTCATCCCTACCCAGAGCGGCTTCAACCTCGGCGGGATCGTCGTCTCCCCCGACCGGCGCGCCCTGGTCGTCGCCCAGGGCAACACCGGCCAGCTCTGGCGGTTCAGCCTGCGCTCCGGCCGCACGAGGCCGATCGACATCGCAGACGCGAATCTGCTCAACGCCGACGGGCTGGTGCTGCGCGGCCACACCCTGCGGGTGGTGCGCAACTTCGACCGCAAGCTCAGCACCCTAAGACTTGACGACAGCGGCCGGGCGGCCCGGCTGGTCGCGGAACGCGACACCGACCCGACCCGGGTCTTCACCACCGCCAAGATCGCCCGCGGCCAGCTGCTGCTGGTCGACAGCAAGTTCGACGAGCCCGTCGCGGCGCCGCCGTACGAGGTGGTCGCTCTGCGGCTGCACCGATGA
- a CDS encoding helix-turn-helix transcriptional regulator — MEAPQSDRSETGRDPDRFAVALRSLLAILRSERLTDRVARVEAEQLATRTMIALRETVEAEQAEAFEPAVGAFEKLKDELAPLNRFGDMAIEFFPPPATGRAVPAPTARAARAAVRNALLVQLDAGDVTRERIEWACDGTNLLVNMHDDGPGQVRREDDALRPVAEHVESAGGTWDLDSTPGWGSHLQIVFPLDPPAPATGTALEDLTPRQRQVVVLIAQGMTNPEVADHLGISANTVKFHVRQAMRHLGASRRSELAALAASGGNPA, encoded by the coding sequence ATGGAGGCGCCCCAGAGTGACCGTTCCGAGACCGGAAGGGATCCGGACCGGTTCGCCGTCGCGCTCCGGTCCCTGCTCGCGATCCTGCGCTCCGAAAGGCTGACCGACCGCGTGGCCCGTGTCGAGGCCGAGCAGCTGGCGACCCGAACGATGATCGCGCTGCGCGAGACGGTCGAGGCGGAGCAGGCCGAGGCGTTCGAGCCGGCGGTCGGCGCGTTCGAGAAGCTGAAGGACGAGCTGGCCCCGCTGAACCGGTTCGGCGACATGGCGATTGAGTTCTTCCCACCGCCCGCCACGGGCCGCGCGGTCCCGGCCCCGACCGCGCGCGCCGCCCGGGCGGCGGTCCGGAACGCGCTGCTGGTACAGCTCGACGCCGGCGACGTCACACGTGAGCGCATCGAGTGGGCCTGCGACGGCACCAACCTGCTGGTCAATATGCACGACGACGGTCCCGGGCAGGTGCGGCGCGAGGATGACGCGCTACGACCCGTCGCCGAGCACGTCGAGTCCGCCGGCGGCACCTGGGATCTCGACTCCACGCCCGGCTGGGGATCGCACCTGCAGATCGTCTTCCCCCTAGACCCGCCCGCGCCGGCGACCGGGACCGCTCTCGAGGATCTCACCCCCCGGCAGCGGCAGGTCGTCGTCCTGATCGCCCAAGGCATGACGAACCCTGAGGTCGCCGATCATCTCGGGATCAGTGCCAACACGGTGAAGTTCCACGTGCGGCAGGCCATGCGGCACCTCGGTGCGTCTCGCCGCAGCGAACTGGCCGCACTCGCCGCCAGTGGAGGCAACCCTGCCTGA